The genome window CGGATCGAGACGCGCTCGGCGAGCAAGAGCTTCAGCACCGCCTGGAAGCCGGGATAGGAGATGTGCGAGGTGCACATCTCGTCGATCAGCTTGCGGTATTCCTGGTCCTGCCGCTCGATCAGCGCCTTCATGTCCTTGTAGGACAAAAGCTGCGGCAGGTTGTTGCGGATCACCTCCGACAGATGGGTGAGCAGCACCGACATGTTGTCGGCGAAGGTGAAGCGGTCGCGCTTCAGGTCCTCGGCGAACATCTCCGACACCGAATAGGCGCGCATGCCGAAGGCCGGCTCGCGCACTTCCTCGCCCGGCACCTGCGGCAGCGCGCCGTTGCCGAGCAGCACCATCACCTCGCCGACGCGCATCTGGTATTCGGCGACGACGGTGCCGTGGATCTTGATCTGGTAGTTCTTCGGCGGGATCGAGAAATCGTCGGTCAGCTTCACCTCGGGCACGACGAAGCCGTACTGGGTGGCGAACTTCTTGCGCATCTTGCCCATGCGGAAGGCGAGCTCCTGATGCGAGGTCAGGAGCTTGGTCGAAAGCTGCTTGCCGATCAGCAGCTCGATCTCGGCGGTCTTCAGCGAGGCCTTGATCGACTGCTTCTCCTCCTCGACCTTCGCGGCTTCCGCCTTCTGCTCGACCTCCTGCTCGGCGGCGAGCTTCTTGCGGCGCTGGAGCGGGATGGCGTAGGCGATGGCCGCCATGGCCAGGCCGAGTGCGAAGAAGGGAAGCATCGGCAGGCCGGGCATCAGGCCCATGCCGAACAGCAGCAGCGCCGAGACCGAGAGCGCGCGCGGATAGGCGCCGAGCTGGCCGAACACGGCCTCGTCGGTCGCGCCGCGCGTGCCGCCCTTGGAGACGACGAGGCCGGCGGAAAGCGAGACGATCAGCGCCGGGATCTGGGTGGCGAGGCCGTCGCCCACCGACAGCTTGACGAAGACGTCGGCGGATTCGGCCATGCCCATGCCGTGGCGGGTGTAGCCGATGGCGATGCCGCCGACGATGTTGATGGCGGTGATGATGAGGCCGGCGATGGCGTCGCCGCGCACGAATTTCGACGCGCCGTCCATGGCGCCGAAGAAGGAGGATTCCTCCTCCAGCTCGCGGCGGCGGAGCTGCGCCTGCTTGTCGTCGATGACGCCGGCGGACAAGTCGGCGTCGATCGACATCTGCTTGCCGGGGATGGCGTCGAGCGTGAAGCGCGCGCCGACCTCGGCGATGCGGGTCGCGCCCTTGGTGATGACGATGAAGTTCACCACGA of Aquamicrobium sp. contains these proteins:
- the flhA gene encoding flagellar biosynthesis protein FlhA; its protein translation is MALIETASPITARNYGRDVALALGVIVILSILFLPIPAFLIDFGLALSIAVSVLILMVALWMQKPLDFTSFPTVLLIVTMLRLALSIATTRAILSHGNEGVDAAGYVISGFSSLVMAGDFVIGLIVFLILIVVNFIVITKGATRIAEVGARFTLDAIPGKQMSIDADLSAGVIDDKQAQLRRRELEEESSFFGAMDGASKFVRGDAIAGLIITAINIVGGIAIGYTRHGMGMAESADVFVKLSVGDGLATQIPALIVSLSAGLVVSKGGTRGATDEAVFGQLGAYPRALSVSALLLFGMGLMPGLPMLPFFALGLAMAAIAYAIPLQRRKKLAAEQEVEQKAEAAKVEEEKQSIKASLKTAEIELLIGKQLSTKLLTSHQELAFRMGKMRKKFATQYGFVVPEVKLTDDFSIPPKNYQIKIHGTVVAEYQMRVGEVMVLLGNGALPQVPGEEVREPAFGMRAYSVSEMFAEDLKRDRFTFADNMSVLLTHLSEVIRNNLPQLLSYKDMKALIERQDQEYRKLIDEMCTSHISYPGFQAVLKLLLAERVSIRNLHLIIEAIAEIAPHVRRTEQIVEHVRIRMAQQICGDLTEGGILKVLRLGNRWDLAFHQALKRDAKGEIREFDIDPRLLEEFGNETSKAVRAHLDAGERFVLVTAPDARPYVRMIVERLFATLPVLSHVEIARGVEVKVLGSIS